One region of Novipirellula artificiosorum genomic DNA includes:
- a CDS encoding phosphatidylserine decarboxylase — translation MDEIVYYDRYRDEACVEKIYGDKALRWTYGTLGGRISLSVLVKRALFSHWYGWKMDRPSTRKKIAPFIKNYELDASEFVRDVDDFANFNEFFFRELKPEARPIDPDASSIVFPADGRHLCVPDLSRCEGLFVKGEMFDLATLLDDKHLADQYAQGSLLLSRLCPVDYHRFHFPIAGVPSATRLVNGPLYSVNPIALCQNIHILTTNKRCLTKLETESFGQVLVMEIGATCVGGICQTYSEGAKVAKGNEKGYFRFGGSSTITIFEPGRIQFDQDLVDNSQQNRELYARVGDHMGTSV, via the coding sequence ATGGATGAAATCGTCTATTACGACCGATACCGCGACGAAGCGTGCGTTGAAAAAATCTACGGCGACAAAGCCCTGCGTTGGACCTATGGTACGCTGGGCGGGCGAATCTCTCTGAGCGTCCTGGTGAAGCGAGCTTTGTTTTCGCATTGGTATGGATGGAAGATGGATCGTCCTAGCACACGAAAGAAGATCGCGCCTTTTATAAAGAACTATGAGCTCGATGCGTCTGAGTTCGTGCGTGACGTCGATGACTTCGCGAACTTCAACGAGTTCTTTTTTCGGGAGCTCAAACCTGAAGCGAGGCCGATTGATCCGGACGCTTCATCGATCGTGTTCCCCGCAGACGGTCGCCATTTGTGCGTGCCAGACCTCTCGCGGTGCGAAGGACTGTTCGTCAAAGGCGAAATGTTCGACCTGGCCACGTTACTGGATGATAAGCATCTGGCTGACCAATACGCTCAGGGGAGTCTACTTCTTTCGCGATTGTGTCCCGTCGACTACCACCGCTTTCACTTTCCGATTGCGGGTGTGCCAAGCGCGACAAGACTAGTCAATGGCCCCCTGTATTCTGTGAACCCGATCGCGCTCTGTCAGAACATTCATATTCTGACGACAAACAAGCGGTGCCTGACCAAGCTGGAAACGGAATCGTTTGGACAAGTCCTTGTCATGGAAATCGGAGCGACTTGCGTGGGAGGGATTTGTCAAACGTACTCCGAAGGAGCGAAGGTCGCAAAGGGAAACGAGAAAGGTTACTTTCGTTTTGGAGGTTCGTCCACGATCACGATTTTTGAACCTGGCCGTATTCAGTTTGATCAAGACCTTGTCGACAACTCACAACAGAACCGAGAACTGTACGCCAGAGTCGGCGACCACATGGGAACGTCGGTTTAG